The following are encoded together in the Desulfococcus multivorans genome:
- a CDS encoding aminoacyl-tRNA deacylase, which translates to MTLEEKIIGILKDNRISYEIYEHEPVYTNPAMAEALGVSEAETVKSLVLLTKEKRMVVLVLPGDKKVDWKKAAADIGTKKVSFAKPEEVAEKVGCEVGCVPPFGQMTALPIYMDAELTKKDYVYFNPGVHDKSFKIKAWDLKKVSNPKIV; encoded by the coding sequence ATGACATTGGAAGAGAAGATCATCGGTATCCTGAAAGATAACCGGATATCCTACGAAATCTACGAGCACGAACCTGTCTATACCAATCCGGCCATGGCCGAGGCTTTAGGGGTCTCCGAAGCGGAGACCGTAAAATCCCTTGTCCTGTTGACAAAGGAAAAAAGGATGGTCGTCCTGGTGTTGCCGGGTGACAAAAAAGTGGATTGGAAAAAGGCGGCGGCCGACATTGGGACCAAAAAGGTTTCCTTTGCCAAGCCCGAAGAGGTGGCGGAAAAGGTGGGCTGCGAGGTCGGCTGCGTCCCGCCTTTCGGGCAGATGACCGCTCTGCCGATATACATGGATGCGGAGCTGACGAAAAAGGACTATGTCTACTTCAACCCCGGCGTCCATGACAAATCGTTCAAGATCAAGGCCTGGGACCTGAAAAAGGTCAGTAATCCGAAAATCGTCTGA
- a CDS encoding FAD-dependent oxidoreductase produces the protein MTTRIAIIGAGPGGYVAAVRAAQLGAAVTVIERENVGGTRLNWGCTSRPRS, from the coding sequence ATGACAACACGAATAGCCATTATCGGTGCGGGACCGGGGGGATATGTCGCGGCGGTTCGCGCTGCGCAGTTGGGTGCGGCGGTCACGGTGATCGAGCGGGAGAACGTCGGCGGCACCCGTTTGAACTGGGGATGCACATCCCGTCCAAGATCATGA
- a CDS encoding aminomethyltransferase family protein: MGNHPKKTLLHGWHTAHGANMADFSGYEMPLWYASAKNEHLAVLTHAGAFDTSHMASLLVSGTGAFELLQKCFTNDMSACIGRDRKALFPGRCVYGAFLTEEGGVLDDAIIFHIALHQYMVVVNAGMGPHVADHLLIHAGEADVRISDLTDRLGKMDVQGPMAARVMKKILKSPDLIFDRMPYFSFKGYFDAASPQADTVRLIDGTPVLLSRTGYTGEFGFEIFIAPEHFVKLWEMVIAAGKEFGLTACGLAARDSLRTGAVLPLSHQDIGPWPFINTPWSFALPYDPSGRGFTKAFIGDKALTAVTNPEFTYPFAGFDLRKVSLPAVVMDVDGMEIGTVLTCATDMGIGRHQDRIFSIVSPDRPEACRIKGLCCGFIKVKKPLKIGTVVTLKDVRRTIQIRVEKDIRPNRTARKPLKEML; the protein is encoded by the coding sequence ATGGGAAATCACCCCAAAAAAACCCTTCTTCACGGTTGGCATACTGCACATGGTGCCAACATGGCCGATTTCAGCGGTTATGAAATGCCGCTGTGGTACGCATCGGCGAAAAACGAGCACCTGGCGGTACTGACCCATGCAGGCGCATTTGACACCAGTCACATGGCATCCCTGCTGGTCTCCGGAACGGGCGCCTTCGAACTGCTGCAGAAGTGCTTCACCAACGACATGTCGGCCTGCATCGGACGGGACAGAAAAGCCCTCTTCCCGGGTCGCTGCGTCTATGGCGCTTTTCTGACCGAAGAAGGCGGCGTCCTCGACGATGCCATTATCTTCCACATCGCACTGCATCAATACATGGTCGTCGTCAATGCCGGCATGGGGCCCCACGTCGCGGATCACCTGTTGATTCACGCAGGCGAAGCGGACGTCCGAATCTCCGACTTGACGGACCGTTTGGGGAAAATGGATGTCCAGGGACCCATGGCGGCTCGGGTGATGAAGAAAATTCTGAAATCACCCGACCTGATCTTCGACAGAATGCCCTATTTCTCATTCAAGGGATATTTCGACGCGGCGTCGCCCCAGGCCGATACGGTCCGACTCATCGACGGAACGCCTGTTCTGCTCTCCCGGACCGGCTACACCGGGGAGTTCGGGTTCGAAATCTTCATCGCCCCCGAGCATTTTGTAAAATTGTGGGAGATGGTGATAGCGGCCGGCAAGGAATTCGGCCTCACGGCCTGCGGCCTGGCGGCTCGGGACTCCCTTCGTACGGGCGCCGTCCTGCCCCTTTCTCATCAGGATATCGGCCCCTGGCCTTTTATCAACACACCTTGGTCTTTTGCCCTCCCTTACGATCCATCGGGCCGGGGCTTCACCAAGGCCTTCATCGGCGACAAGGCGCTCACCGCCGTAACGAATCCGGAATTCACGTACCCCTTCGCCGGCTTTGACCTCAGGAAGGTCTCTCTTCCCGCAGTGGTAATGGATGTCGACGGCATGGAAATCGGCACGGTCCTCACCTGCGCCACCGACATGGGTATCGGCCGCCATCAGGACCGGATATTCAGCATTGTCAGCCCGGACCGGCCCGAGGCATGCCGGATCAAAGGACTCTGTTGCGGGTTCATAAAAGTGAAAAAACCGCTGAAAATCGGCACCGTGGTGACCCTGAAGGACGTCCGCCGGACAATTCAGATCCGCGTTGAGAAAGACATCCGACCCAATCGCACCGCGCGCAAACCACTGAAAGAGATGCTTTGA
- the gcvH gene encoding glycine cleavage system protein GcvH produces the protein MAKELNEIILKDGYKYAKDHEWAKKTGDTVKIGITDYAQDQLGDIVFVELPEVDAEFRKGDEFGTLESTKAVSELYMPVGGRVVAVNDTLSDEPERVNRSPYDDGWMIEIAPADPAEFEALMDRDAYFDMLKGL, from the coding sequence ATGGCCAAGGAACTCAACGAAATCATTCTGAAGGATGGCTACAAGTATGCAAAAGATCACGAATGGGCGAAAAAAACAGGGGATACCGTCAAGATCGGCATAACCGACTATGCCCAGGATCAGTTGGGCGACATCGTTTTCGTCGAACTTCCGGAAGTGGATGCGGAATTCAGGAAAGGCGATGAGTTCGGAACGCTGGAATCGACCAAGGCCGTATCTGAGCTTTACATGCCTGTGGGAGGACGGGTCGTCGCCGTCAACGACACCCTTTCCGATGAACCGGAGCGGGTCAACAGATCACCCTACGATGATGGATGGATGATCGAAATCGCTCCCGCCGATCCGGCCGAATTTGAGGCACTGATGGACAGAGACGCCTACTTTGATATGTTGAAAGGATTGTAA
- the gcvPA gene encoding aminomethyl-transferring glycine dehydrogenase subunit GcvPA, translating to MRYLPHTNEDVAEMLQVVGAANLDDLFSSIPENCRFKGELNLPSDMTEWALTDHMATLADRMACSPEYRVFVGAGSYRHYIPASVPYLLSRSEFSTAYTPYQPEISQGTLQAIFEYQTLTARLLGMEVANASMYDGASALAEALLMAIRIERGKKTGIALSTLIHPHYRQVVRTYFEPTGYKIVELPCLPDGSTDLSAVDEIENLAAIALQSPNFFGCIEKIKAASDKAHALNALSVVCFTEPMAYGLFKNPGSQGADIVCGEGQSLGIPQSFGGPGLGMFASLNKYVRNMPGRLVGKTTDRDGKRGFVLTLATREQHIRRERATSNICSNQGLCATMSTMYMASVGGTGMRELARLNRDKAEYLKSELKKAGFRIPFERPGFNEFVVEFPKGFESTYQKLVGKKIVAGIPIECHYPELTDHYLLCATETHSKADMDTLVKEVTS from the coding sequence ATGCGATATTTACCGCATACCAATGAAGACGTGGCAGAAATGCTTCAGGTGGTAGGAGCGGCAAACCTCGATGATCTCTTTTCGTCCATCCCCGAGAACTGTCGCTTCAAGGGCGAGCTGAACCTGCCGTCCGACATGACCGAATGGGCGCTCACCGACCACATGGCGACCCTGGCCGACCGGATGGCCTGCTCCCCGGAATACCGGGTGTTTGTCGGAGCGGGCAGCTACCGTCATTACATTCCCGCGTCGGTGCCGTATCTCCTCTCCAGATCGGAGTTCTCCACCGCCTACACGCCCTACCAACCGGAGATCAGTCAGGGGACACTCCAGGCCATTTTCGAATACCAGACGCTCACGGCACGCCTTTTGGGCATGGAGGTGGCCAACGCCTCCATGTATGACGGCGCGTCCGCTCTGGCCGAGGCGCTTCTCATGGCGATCCGGATCGAGCGGGGCAAGAAAACCGGCATAGCCCTGTCGACGCTGATCCATCCCCACTACCGACAGGTGGTCCGAACCTATTTCGAACCGACCGGCTACAAGATCGTCGAGCTTCCCTGCCTGCCCGACGGTTCCACGGATCTGTCCGCCGTCGACGAAATCGAAAACCTGGCCGCAATCGCCCTTCAATCCCCCAATTTCTTCGGATGCATCGAAAAAATCAAGGCGGCGAGCGACAAGGCCCATGCCCTGAACGCCCTCTCCGTGGTCTGCTTCACCGAGCCCATGGCCTACGGTCTGTTTAAAAATCCAGGCAGCCAGGGGGCCGACATCGTTTGCGGCGAAGGTCAAAGCCTGGGTATTCCCCAATCCTTCGGCGGTCCGGGCCTCGGCATGTTCGCGTCTCTCAACAAATATGTCCGCAACATGCCCGGACGTCTTGTCGGCAAGACCACAGACCGGGACGGCAAGCGGGGCTTTGTGCTGACGCTCGCTACGCGGGAGCAGCACATCCGTCGGGAGCGCGCTACCTCCAACATCTGCTCCAACCAGGGTCTCTGCGCCACCATGTCCACCATGTACATGGCCTCGGTGGGCGGCACCGGTATGCGTGAACTGGCCCGGCTCAACCGCGACAAGGCTGAATACCTGAAATCGGAGCTTAAAAAGGCCGGCTTTCGGATCCCTTTCGAGAGGCCCGGCTTCAACGAGTTCGTCGTTGAGTTTCCGAAGGGATTTGAATCCACATATCAAAAACTGGTCGGCAAGAAGATCGTTGCAGGCATCCCCATCGAATGCCACTACCCGGAGTTGACCGACCATTATCTTCTGTGCGCCACCGAGACCCACAGCAAAGCCGATATGGACACACTGGTAAAGGAGGTGACATCATGA